In Plasmodium cynomolgi strain B DNA, chromosome 6, whole genome shotgun sequence, the sequence NNNNNNNNNNNNNNNNNNNNNNNNNCTTTAAACTGTGAGAAAAATTCGCGGCACTCTcttttactttaaaaaaaacgggtgACGTCGCGTTGCGTTGTGTGCCCACCATACAGCCCGGGGCCTTGCACCGAGTAGGCTAAACGAAATTGTAATTACCTAGTGATAACTCCTGTGCGCGAAACAACCCCCGCCTTCTTACCCATGTATGTGCGTATGCAAGAAACCACCCCCCTCGCAACATGCAAATCGTTACGGGGTCATTTCACCCCCCCTCCTGCTTCCACACTTAGAAtcacgaaaaggagaaaacaaaaaataggTTCAAAAGTTCAATCTGCAACATAGATGAAGCGAAGCGCAAGAAAAACATTCTGTCGTtcagttataaaaaaaaaaaaaaaaaaaaattaataacaagCATGTAAAGCAAAGtgacacacaaaaaaaaaaaaaaaacgatcgATAAACTGGGTAGCGCTGATTCCCAAATTGCACAATAATAGGAGGGGATTCATTTCTAAATGATCCATTTGACATGCTCCCAAAAAAACTCCACTCCCATTTTGgtgcccctccccctcaTTTCCCCTTCTGCTTAGGCTCAAAACAAATTCAACCGTCTTCAAGGTGCAATGGGAATCCCCCCCACATTCACCCAATCCAATAGCacttcattttctcctccaaaATGGTTTCCCCACATTTTGTTAAGTGACCACCTGATGTCCTTCCTTTACATCTGATAggcaaaaatgtttattgaaatttttcttccagGGAACTACCCCTTCTTCGTTATCGCTCTTAAGTTACGAAGATATAATTTCTCCTtacgaggaaaaaaaaaaatcagccgtttctttttgcattttgaaactttttttttctctgcatAGTGTGCAGATACTCTGGAATTATTAGCTAGCCGTGTGCAGTAGTTCTTCAGGTTCTGTTGCATTTGGGCAAACCTTTTCCCTTCGTCTATGTGCACCCTGGAAAACATGGCACTCATTTCTTGGGTAGCCATAAAGAAACTTGGTTCACCACGGAATGTTTCACCCTCCATGCCAACCTCCACGCCATCCTCCATGCCAACCTCCACGCCATCCTCCATGCCAACCTCCACGTCATCCTCCACGTCATCCTCCACGTCACCCTCGCTCACGTCCGTGCGGCTCCACACTTATCTCCCAGCGCTACTCCCCGCGTCGCTCTTCAAGCTCCTAACCGAGCCGTGATCTCTCACCCGATCCAGCTGGGACTCCCAGCTCCTATACACCCTTTCGACCCCCCCGTCCATGTTACTCCCTCCCCAGCCATTGTCCTTTTTCTGTGAACAAGCGAGGGCAATTTTCTTGCATTCGTTTAAGGCTCTTTTCTCACCATCGCCTCGTCAGTTGGTAAAGTGACAAACGGTtaagtgcacaaaaaaaaaaaaaaaaaaaaagtcagcaAAGGTTTAGCGACGTGCTGGAGAAGCCTGACCCATGTCGAAACACACACGCGTAGTGCACACAAACAACACAGAAAAGGGTCACGAAAAAATCACGGGAAAAATATGACAAGCGGTCGACCCAGGtcaccccctcccccaaaaCACGTAGCCATCATAGCAAAATCTCGCTAACCATAATTTTGTTCTCCTCATTGTACTTGTTAATGCAGGAAACCTTTGCGCCAGTCTTTGGGTTTTTCTCGATTTCCTTCTCCTGGGCATCCTCCACATATTTTTCGAAGCTCTTGGAGAGTGACTTTTTCCAGTTGTCCCTCGCCGTGTCGATAAAAGCATCCCACGATTCATATTTGTCAATAATAAAAGCAATATATTCCCAACGGACGTTAAATCCTGCATcaataaaaacttttaagtCCATGTAATCgtctctttcctttttcagcAACTCGTCCTTCAAATGAAGGTAAGCTTTTCTCCACTCCTTTATGGTAAATTCTTCTGGGATGTTGTACTTTATTGACATATTTTCACAGTCCTTCCATAGCTCCTCTTTCAAACtgaagtattttttcttcccattcgtGTGTACATAATTCCAAAGGGCATTCATATCTTTTATGTCAATGTAGCCACGTAACTTTCCCAccattttatcaaattgcTGTTCCGTTAGCTCCTCTCCTAGTAGGTCTTCATATGGTAGTTCGCtgtctattttgttttcatcatcctcctcctctaccTCTACATATGCCTCCACCCCTGCATATACTTCCACCCCTGCGTCGCTGCTCGCAATGCCCCATACATCGTTACCCTCCTCGTTGGTACTTCTTTCATGCTCCTTTCTCAgcgattttattttctcctccttcttcggCGTGCCGCTTATCGGGGGGGCCCTCAAGTGCCTCTTCGTCTCCAGCAGTTTTATGTCATTTAAGTCAATGTACTTCTCTAAGCTCCGCAGGACAACTTCGGACAGGCTTCTTGAGCAACATGGGGAGgatttccatttgggggagCTCCACTGGGGAGAGGTCCACTGGGGGTTATGACCTGGACAATCTCCTGTCAGCAGGAactgcaaaggggaagaaaaagggagaaacaaataaacGTGGATCGGTACAAAAGATGCCGCTTTCCGCTTGCCGCTTGCCTCATGCCGCTTGCCTCTTGCAACGCTTCTCCGCGCAGCACACAGTTACGTGCCGCTACTTGTTCCTCAATTTTTCCACTTACTTGGCAAACCAGGCAAAAGACgcagcaaaagaaaaaacccACAGGTGTGGAAGCGGAAATGGAAACACTGCCTCCACACCCATTTCCACTTCCGCCAGAAATGCATAACTTTAGCTgtcccttcttcctcctttcttCCTCAGAGGACTtggaacattttttccacatcaGATCTACCATTGGGAAATTCGGATGGTCGGGCAGGATGAACAACCTCTCGCTACTCCCGAGGAGAGGAAGGAGGGTCAAAAGtgttcacacaaaaaaaaggaaggacaagcagggggaaataaaaaaaaaataagctttatatataaataaatacatacatgtacatataagaCACACGGTAGAGGTGCCTCCTCCGCGTTGGAGAGCGCTTTGGTAGGTTAACCTAACCAGCTAGCCAAGTTATGCTGTACGCTAAAAAGGGCGCAGTGGACCGAATGGCTAGCTAACCCcggtaccaaaaaaaaaaaaaaaaaaaaaaaaaaaaaaaactaaacaagtgaatatacatatacgtatgGTACAATCCCTGCACATATAAAATGATATGCAATTGGGGCGAAGacaccaaaatggggatTCACCACTCTGCCGTGGTTGCAACCGACGGGGAGTCAAGAAAAGCTTCAACCCTGTGGCGCTGCTTCATCCAGTGGACACGCGTTTCGTGAGCGCCGGCACCAGAAGCCATGCAtacaaatgtatatatatatgtatatgtgctaTACATGCCAGATTAAAGCGCTGCTCCAATTTTTGGCGACTAATGCGCCCCCTCCATGacataattttcctttttccaacAAAATTTCTCAacaattaacaaaaaatgtcacaaaaaaaaatgcaaaaagggaaacaaaaaatagcaaagcaatgccaaaaaaaaaaaaaaaaaaaacccacaaaaaaaaaaaaaaaatgctaaacgCTCGCAGAAGATGCTCTCCCAGGTGAAATGCCAACCTCGTGGTGACAAAGCCACAAGGGGTTATATGTATCGATCTATgtcagggggggggaaatgccgCAGCCTCAGATATGAGCTGATCAAATTTTCACACAAAACAAAACCGCGTTTTTCACGTATGCATAAACTAGTATGCTCTCCTGTaggtacgaaaaaaaaagcaaaaattctACCATGCCAGAAAGAATAATCTACAGATAAATAATTGTTAGAATACGGAGAGGGTGGTTCTCCTTGCTGTTTGATGGTATTATTGTGGTGATCGTCAAGAgggaaaggtaaaaaataaaaataaaaaaaaatacatatatgtaaatatatatataatataactaCATATAACTATGTATGCTAACATGATAATCTCCTCCACCTGCGATTTCCAAACCGCTCTAGCCGCTTTTTCCTCCAATGAAGGAAGCGACCAAGCGGAACATAAACGACGCATTCAATAATTTACATGTATAGCACTCCCGCATAAACCGCGAATCATCTTGCATGACGCGCATGTTGCATGCACCGAAATGAAGTTCCGGTGCCAATGGAGCCTACTGCATTTTCCGCGCGGAGAACTATAAACTGCGCGATACTCACATGCATGTGATGCGCCGTGGCCATGAAATATTGCATGCATACCTTTTGTCGCTGCCCTGTTAagtagtaaaaattattatgcgcCACAGGGACCCCTCCGTAGCATTTCTTCAGCCGAAATGGGgcaattaaaatatattccgCACTGCGTCAATTATGACGAGGAGGCCCATCCTGGACAGGGACCATAGCTATCCCTTTTCTACAGTCCATtccaaaacggaaaaaaaaaatagtgctACCGATGAGTATAGCAGCGAATGGGTTACCACAAGCAACCGAAGAGTAAAATGCCCAACGCAGCATAATTTGGGGAATGTATGCCATTCTTCTGGTACTTCCTCACCCTGCGCAGTGCCATGTTTGAGATGTAcgtttctctcttttttttttttttttggaaaaactgCCCCCCAAACCCGCGAGGGTACACCCGGCATTTCCGCTTGCCACGCAAAAGTATtccattttagaaaaaaaaaataatcacataaAGGGTGCCATAATTCAACACAGAATATCATACTTAGGGGAGGTTCACCCACACTATGCCACACCTTCTCACCAAGACGTAGGGGTCGCAACAATATTTTATGCTACCCTTCGCTATCCCTTTTAAACACTCGCGTGGCGGCAgaatcccccttttttttttcaacccgCCTCCCTCGAAATGGGAACGTCTGTCCAGCCCACTCGCACTGTGCGACTTGTTCTCCCAACGGAGAAAACTCCCAAAACGCCGTTCTACCCAAAGGATAAACTCGAAGGGGCACTTCCCCCACCGAGACACATTGCAAAGGCAAACTGCAGTAAAAATGAGTCTCGtccaacaaaaaaataacaataaaaataaaaataaaaataaaaattcatattcctcgcgtgcaaaaaaaaaaaaccaaaataataaataatcaATAATGAATAATCAATAATTTTACCTTTCGCGGGTGTGGAGTTCCCTCccctcttccgcttcttcaccccccAATTGGGGAGTTAACAAATGGAGTTGCCAAATCAACAACGTcgttcattaatttttttgtgggcCCATCGACGAGGGTTTCTTTTCTCCACCCTGCGTGTGGTCCCTTATCAGTGGATACACTTCCAAATGTGTCACCAAGTAAGCACATAACATATACACACTCGGAGATAACGGGAGGAATAATGCATATGCGAAGTGGTTCCTCGTACAAGAGATAGATTTGCCGAACCACTTGCGGAGATGATGACCAGCTGACAACCTCCTCTGCTTGTTCGCTCGGAAGCATCTACTCACTTAACCTTCTGTGTACATCAAGGTTGCGAATCAAaacttttttccaccttttaaAGAGAGCCTTCTTGAACGTCCTCCACGAAATGGACTTGTAATATACGAAGAGAGTAAAGTCCAGCTTTGTAAAGGAACCATTATCCATAAAAATTAGCAAGTCATTAAAATCGTtcacttcctttttcatcaaaTCATGAGATAGCTTTTTATAAACTCTCAACCattcgtttattttgtttttttttgaaactcTCCTCTCTGCAGCTAATCCACAACAGGCAAGCCACAGGTCCTCCTCCACACTTGaaaactcatttttttccatgccaTAAATATCATGCCATGTCGAAAAAAGATCATCTGCtttgatattttttggcAACTCATTAATTTTGTCGTAATATACTTCTCctaccaatttttttaaatattttggaCTTAATTTGCTAATCGATAACACTGCTCCATTCCCTGTTTCATTCGACTCATCGTCTGactcacaatttttatctttcaaCTTTTGCGACAAcccatattcattttttacccaCTGTATCGTTTCTTCATCCATGCACCCTCTTATTCCTTTCCTAGACACGTCATCCAGGCTTCTCATCCGGTGGGGCCTCAATCGGTGCGTCCTCATTCGATGAGACATCACTCTGTAAGCGGCCATTTGGTGCGTCGCCATTTCACGTGTCACCATTTGGTGTGTCTTCCCACCGGTTGCTTCCTCGCACAGTTGCTCATcctgcaaaaggggaaacccAAAGGGGGGTCATTTTATGTAAAGCGTGTTACATTACGCTAATGCCTTCACGGAGAAAGCGCAAATTAGTGCACAGGGAAGGAAGCCATATAAATGGGGATACAATATGTAATAAGCCCCACCTCACTTTCACCCACCTGAAGGACCACATAGAAAAGTATCAGTAGAAAAACGTTCAGCAGGGGGAGAAGGCGACTTGGTGTGAAATCCTTCCTTCTGTCAGACGCGCACTTGGAGCGGAAGCGAATTTTCATGCTTTTTATTGGCTAGCAAGGCAAAACACACGTAAGTAAAGCACCTGTATCTAATGACGCATCTACCTATGTCGgtagctgtttttttttttatgtgttgaCGAGTCGAGTGCGACTCCGGGGAAGAAGCTCCTCTCTGCGGCTGCATAAAGAGGGTCTTCCACGGGGGCGCTCCACAGCGGGTGCGGCGCACGTATGTAATGACGTATCTAAGCTCGTATGGCGAGCGCTCCTATGTATATCACCTTTCTGACGATGCTTGAACGACCACTACTTCACCCGCGTATGCAAAGTCGCATTTCCACGAGGAAGCAATCCTTGTGAGCGCTCGCGGTGGAAAATGCCCTCGAACttgccaccttttttttcaccatccAAGAAGGAGTACACTAGAGCGACCTAAACGAGCCTTACGTTGACGCTTCGTGCTCGAAGGATCTTCGTTTAGGGATACCGACTGTATTCCCTTTTCACCgcttagcttttttttttttttttccgcttggACGTTTTCTATTATGTTGCGATTTATTTCCActcctttcttctttctctaGTGGGGTAATTTCCCCGcgttaggaaaaaaaaaaaaaataaaataaaaaataaaataaaaataaaaaataaaataaataatgaagtGTGGCGACTGCTGTATGCCGAACTTGTGGTGAGAAGAtcgaattaaaatttaaaaacgaACAACTCGCCGTGCAT encodes:
- a CDS encoding phist protein (Pf-fam-b;~putative), with amino-acid sequence MVDLMWKKCSKSSEEERRKKGQLKLCISGGSGNGCGGSVSISASTPVGFFFCCVFCLVCQFLLTGDCPGHNPQWTSPQWSSPKWKSSPCCSRSLSEVVLRSLEKYIDLNDIKLLETKRHLRAPPISGTPKKEEKIKSLRKEHERSTNEEGNDVWGIASSDAGVEVYAGVEAYVEVEEEDDENKIDSELPYEDLLGEELTEQQFDKMVGKLRGYIDIKDMNALWNYVHTNGKKKYFSLKEELWKDCENMSIKYNIPEEFTIKEWRKAYLHLKDELLKKERDDYMDLKVFIDAGFNVRWEYIAFIIDKYESWDAFIDTARDNWKKSLSKSFEKYVEDAQEKEIEKNPKTGAKVSCINKYNEENKIMVSEILL
- a CDS encoding phist protein (Pf-fam-b;~putative), which gives rise to MKIRFRSKCASDRRKDFTPSRLLPLLNVFLLILFYVVLQDEQLCEEATGGKTHQMVTREMATHQMAAYRVMSHRMRTHRLRPHRMRSLDDVSRKGIRGCMDEETIQWVKNEYGLSQKLKDKNCESDDESNETGNGAVLSISKLSPKYLKKLVGEVYYDKINELPKNIKADDLFSTWHDIYGMEKNEFSSVEEDLWLACCGLAAERRVSKKNKINEWLRVYKKLSHDLMKKEVNDFNDLLIFMDNGSFTKLDFTLFVYYKSISWRTFKKALFKRWKKVLIRNLDVHRRLSE